Proteins encoded together in one Larus michahellis chromosome 4, bLarMic1.1, whole genome shotgun sequence window:
- the UQCRFS1 gene encoding cytochrome b-c1 complex subunit Rieske, mitochondrial has protein sequence MLSVAARSGPFAPYLSAAAHAVPGPLKPLAPAVARRAEKVPLDLKRPLLCRESMSGRSARGGLVAGASLNAPASVRCVHNDVVVPDFSAYRRQDVLDATTSSQSSSEARKGFSYLVTATTCVAAAYTAKNVVTQFISSLSASADVLALSKIEIKLSDIPEGKNMAFKWRGKPLFVRHRTQAEITQEAEVDLSKLRDPQHDLDRVKKPEWVILVGVCTHLGCVPIANSGDFGGYYCPCHGSHYDASGRIRKGPAPYNLEVPTYQFLGDDVVVVG, from the exons atGTTGTCCGTGGCCGCCCGCTCCGGGCCCTTCGCGCCCTACCTGTCGGCCGCGGCGCACGCCGTGCCCGGCCCGCTGAAGCCGCTGGCGCCGGCGGTGGCGCGTCGGGCCGAGAAGGTGCCGCTGGACCTGAAGCGGCCTCTGCTCTGCCGGGAGTCGATGAGCGGCCGGTCGGCCCGGGGGGGCCTCGTCGCCGGCGCCAGCCTCAACG CACCTGCCAGCGTTCGTTGCGTCCATAATGATGTCGTGGTACCTGACTTCTCTGCCTATCGTCGTCAAGATGTGCTAGATGCCACCACATCTTCCCAAAGCAGCAGTGAAGCTAGAAAAGGGTTTTCCTACCTGGTGACTGCAACGACATGTGTAGCAGCCGCATATACTGCTAAGAATGTTGTCACCCAGTTTATTTCCAGCCTGAGTGCCTCTGCTGATGTGCTAGCCTTGTCAAAGATTGAGATCAAGTTATCTGACATTCCAGAAGGCAAGAACATGGCTTTCAAGTGGAGAGGGAAGCCCCTTTTTGTGCGTCACAGAACCCAGGCAGAGATTACTCAGGAAGCTGAAGTTGATTTATCTAAACTGAGGGATCCGCAGCATGACTTAGACAGAGTAAAGAAACCAGAATGGGTCATATTAGTAGGTGTCTGCACTCACCTTGGTTGTGTACCCATTGCCAACTCGGGAGATTTCGGTGGTTATTACTGCCCGTGCCATGGGTCCCATTACGACGCCTCTGGCAGAATCAGGAAAGGTCCTGCTCCCTATAATCTTGAGGTTCCGACTTACCAGTTTCTTGGTGATGATGTAGTGGTTGTTGGCTGA